The Ignavibacteria bacterium genome includes a region encoding these proteins:
- a CDS encoding ATP-dependent 6-phosphofructokinase — translation MRANMKVKRIGILTGGGDCPGLNAVIRGVTKPAHEMGMTVFGIEDGFEGLVEGKMHELTNKEVSGIINLGGTILGSSNKGDPFHWPVDKGDEVVIEDHSKLALKNYKGWGLDCLIAIGGDGTMHISEKLSKLGMKVIGVPKTIDNDLEGTDLTFGYDSAVFAATEAIDRLHTTASSHHRVMVIELMGRYAGWIALGAGVAGGADVILIPEIPFKWEDVYKKVIERSTRGKRFSIICVAEGSKPFRGKIVVKAQDKKRTDPIQLGGIGNLVGRNIQENTGLETRITVLGHLQRGGSPTPFDRILATRFGTYAIEIAAKKKFGYMVALKGNEIKAVRIGDAIKMQRLVPPDCQMIRSAVKVGISFGNDSIIEWK, via the coding sequence ATGAGAGCAAATATGAAAGTAAAAAGAATTGGAATATTAACTGGTGGAGGTGATTGTCCTGGATTGAATGCTGTGATCCGCGGGGTTACAAAACCTGCTCACGAAATGGGCATGACAGTTTTTGGAATAGAAGATGGATTTGAGGGGCTCGTTGAAGGCAAAATGCATGAACTTACGAATAAAGAAGTCTCAGGCATTATTAACCTTGGTGGTACAATTTTAGGTTCATCTAATAAAGGCGATCCTTTCCATTGGCCCGTTGACAAGGGAGATGAAGTAGTGATCGAAGACCATTCAAAGCTCGCACTAAAAAATTATAAAGGATGGGGGCTCGATTGTTTGATTGCAATCGGCGGCGATGGAACCATGCACATCTCAGAAAAACTATCCAAACTCGGAATGAAAGTCATCGGTGTACCAAAAACAATCGATAACGACCTCGAAGGTACTGATTTGACTTTCGGTTACGACTCAGCAGTATTTGCTGCAACAGAAGCAATTGATCGATTGCATACTACAGCTTCTTCGCATCACCGAGTGATGGTGATTGAGTTGATGGGAAGATACGCAGGATGGATCGCTCTCGGTGCAGGCGTTGCTGGTGGTGCCGATGTAATACTAATACCAGAAATACCGTTTAAATGGGAAGATGTGTATAAAAAAGTAATTGAAAGAAGTACACGCGGTAAAAGATTCAGTATAATTTGTGTGGCTGAAGGATCCAAACCTTTTAGAGGAAAAATAGTCGTTAAGGCACAGGATAAGAAGCGGACAGATCCGATTCAATTAGGCGGAATTGGGAATCTTGTCGGCAGAAATATTCAGGAAAATACTGGACTTGAAACTCGAATAACAGTTCTTGGACATTTACAGCGTGGCGGCAGTCCAACACCGTTCGATAGAATTCTTGCAACCCGTTTCGGGACTTATGCAATAGAAATTGCAGCAAAGAAAAAATTTGGCTATATGGTTGCACTTAAAGGAAATGAAATCAAAGCTGTTCGAATAGGAGATGCAATCAAGATGCAAAGATTAGTTCCGCCTGATTGTCAAATGATACGTTCTGCAGTTAAAGTCGGCATCAGTTTTGGCAATGACAGTATAATTGAGTGGAAGTGA
- a CDS encoding thermonuclease family protein, with the protein MQTKQLYNYKAVVTGVYDGDTITVNIDLGLSTWINNEKIRLVRIDAPELRGSSRNKGLKSRDFLRALLLDKKIQIQTIKDRKEKYGRYLAEVWLETSSGKFTNVNDLMVEKKQAIYKKY; encoded by the coding sequence ATGCAAACCAAACAACTTTATAATTACAAAGCTGTTGTTACCGGAGTTTACGACGGCGATACAATTACTGTAAATATCGACTTGGGGCTTAGTACCTGGATCAATAATGAAAAAATCAGATTGGTGAGAATCGATGCACCCGAACTCAGAGGTAGTTCACGTAATAAAGGTTTAAAATCAAGAGACTTTCTTCGTGCGCTTCTTCTTGATAAAAAAATTCAGATTCAAACTATTAAAGATAGAAAAGAAAAATACGGAAGATATCTTGCTGAAGTCTGGCTCGAAACTTCATCTGGAAAATTTACCAACGTGAATGATTTGATGGTGGAAAAGAAGCAAGCAATTTATAAAAAGTATTAA
- a CDS encoding S9 family peptidase, whose product MKRRKLFILIPILSFFLFANVNPGFSQDSNEIKQILNSFKKADENLQHRLDVLEKKIDDVLWYERVGDYAFIDKVFMTGPPLWKEKNPTGQGAGNPVKFWSYVFIPKNIDFGKKYPLIVFPHGGVHADFSTYYTHIVKELIAQQYIIVAAEYRGSTGYGKSHYEKIDYGGLEIEDVHASRNFMINNYSFVDENRVGIMGWSHGGLISLMAVFDHPSDYKVCFAGVPVCDLIARMGYKDQSYRDLYSVDYHIGKPADENVEEYKKRSPAWNAHKLKTPLLIHTNTNDEDVNVLEVEHLIKSLKSEGKKFEYEIFENLPGGHSFDRMDTKKAKEIRLKIYKFLSKYLSPPKGFSSIKEMDEAAYR is encoded by the coding sequence ATGAAGAGGCGAAAATTATTTATTTTAATTCCAATTCTTTCTTTCTTTCTATTTGCTAATGTAAATCCTGGGTTTTCACAAGACTCAAACGAAATTAAGCAGATACTTAATTCCTTTAAAAAAGCAGATGAAAATTTACAGCATCGGTTAGATGTTCTTGAAAAGAAAATTGATGACGTACTGTGGTATGAACGGGTTGGGGACTATGCATTCATAGATAAAGTTTTTATGACAGGCCCGCCATTGTGGAAAGAAAAAAATCCAACTGGTCAAGGAGCCGGAAATCCAGTAAAATTCTGGTCGTATGTTTTTATTCCGAAGAATATTGATTTCGGTAAGAAGTATCCTCTCATAGTTTTTCCGCACGGCGGAGTTCACGCAGATTTTTCAACTTACTACACTCACATAGTGAAAGAGCTTATTGCACAGCAATACATAATTGTTGCGGCTGAATATAGGGGCAGTACCGGCTATGGCAAATCGCATTATGAAAAAATTGATTACGGCGGATTGGAGATCGAAGATGTTCATGCTTCCAGAAATTTCATGATCAATAATTACAGCTTCGTTGATGAAAATCGTGTCGGTATAATGGGATGGAGTCATGGAGGATTGATTTCACTTATGGCTGTGTTCGATCATCCGAGTGATTATAAAGTTTGTTTCGCTGGCGTGCCCGTATGCGATTTGATTGCTCGAATGGGTTATAAGGATCAATCGTACCGAGATTTATATTCAGTGGACTATCATATCGGTAAACCAGCCGATGAAAATGTCGAAGAATATAAAAAAAGATCGCCCGCTTGGAATGCTCATAAATTGAAAACACCCTTGTTGATTCATACAAACACGAACGATGAGGATGTAAATGTTTTGGAAGTTGAGCATCTGATCAAATCACTTAAATCGGAGGGAAAGAAATTCGAGTATGAAATTTTTGAAAATCTTCCTGGCGGACATTCATTTGATAGAATGGATACCAAAAAAGCCAAAGAGATTAGATTGAAAATTTATAAATTCTTATCAAAATATTTGAGTCCACCGAAAGGCTTCAGTTCAATTAAAGAAATGGACGAAGCTGCTTATAGATAA